Proteins found in one Abyssibius alkaniclasticus genomic segment:
- a CDS encoding LysR family transcriptional regulator — protein MPDWDDLRIFLAVSRSESLSGAGKALRLDPATVGRRIAKLEEAMGARLFVRNPQGYALTVDGQRLVAHAAQAELAVAGAMDELRGTAGSLTGQIRIGAPDGSANYLLPQVVAAICDENPGLDVQIVALPRVVNLSKREADMAIAVSRPATGRLTVQKLTDYKLHLAAARSYLARHAPIETLNDLQHHRMIGYIPDLIFDSELDYLAETGVKGLGLASNSVSVQFNWVRLGAGVAIVHDFALPAAPDLVRILPGQLSLTRSFYLIRHPDDRRVDRLNRFAEALAAGVRREVARLEAQVDIEQA, from the coding sequence ATGCCCGACTGGGATGATCTGCGCATATTTCTGGCCGTGTCGCGCAGCGAAAGCCTGTCGGGCGCGGGCAAGGCGCTACGGCTTGACCCGGCCACGGTGGGCCGGCGCATTGCCAAGCTGGAAGAGGCAATGGGCGCGCGGCTGTTTGTGCGCAATCCGCAGGGTTACGCGCTAACGGTGGATGGCCAGCGCCTTGTGGCCCATGCCGCGCAGGCCGAACTGGCCGTGGCGGGCGCGATGGATGAGCTGCGCGGCACGGCGGGCAGCCTGACGGGGCAAATCCGCATTGGTGCGCCCGATGGCAGCGCGAATTACCTTCTGCCGCAGGTGGTGGCCGCCATTTGCGATGAAAACCCGGGGCTGGATGTGCAGATTGTCGCCCTGCCGCGCGTGGTCAACCTGTCCAAGCGCGAGGCCGATATGGCGATTGCCGTATCCCGCCCCGCCACCGGCCGGCTGACCGTGCAAAAGCTGACCGATTACAAGCTGCACCTTGCTGCTGCGCGCAGCTATCTGGCACGCCATGCGCCGATTGAAACGCTCAACGATCTCCAGCACCACCGGATGATCGGCTATATCCCCGATCTGATTTTTGATTCCGAGCTGGACTATCTGGCCGAAACCGGGGTGAAAGGGCTTGGCCTTGCCTCGAACTCGGTTTCGGTGCAGTTCAACTGGGTGCGCCTGGGGGCAGGGGTGGCGATTGTGCATGACTTTGCCCTGCCTGCCGCCCCCGATCTGGTGCGCATCCTGCCCGGTCAGCTAAGCCTGACACGCAGCTTTTACCTTATCCGCCACCCCGATGACCGCCGCGTTGACAGGCTGAACCGCTTTGCCGAGGCGCTGGCAGCGGGCGTGCGGCGCGAGGTTGCGCGGCTAGAAGCGCAGGTCGATATCGAGCAAGCTTGA
- a CDS encoding peptidylprolyl isomerase → MAEIKDPENTILLELTGGTVTIELLADVAPLHCARMKELARSGAYDNVAFHRVIDGFMAQTGDVANGNMEKDFNLRMAGTGGSDMPNLKAEFSSLPHDRGTIGAARSQNPDSANSQFFINFKDNHFLNGQYTVYGRVLEGMEHVDAIVRGEPPANPDRMISMKVAADA, encoded by the coding sequence ATGGCCGAAATCAAAGATCCTGAAAACACAATCCTGCTGGAACTGACCGGCGGCACGGTGACAATCGAGCTTCTTGCCGATGTTGCCCCGCTGCATTGCGCCCGGATGAAAGAACTCGCCCGCAGCGGCGCCTATGACAATGTGGCCTTTCACCGGGTGATTGACGGGTTCATGGCGCAAACCGGCGATGTGGCCAATGGCAATATGGAAAAAGACTTCAACCTGCGCATGGCGGGCACCGGGGGTTCCGATATGCCGAACCTGAAGGCCGAGTTTTCGAGCCTGCCGCATGACCGTGGCACAATCGGCGCGGCCCGCAGCCAGAACCCCGATAGCGCCAATTCGCAGTTCTTCATCAACTTCAAAGACAACCATTTCCTGAACGGCCAATACACCGTTTATGGCCGCGTGCTGGAAGGCATGGAGCATGTCGATGCCATCGTGCGCGGCGAGCCGCCCGCAAACCCCGACCGGATGATCAGCATGAAGGTGGCCGCCGATGCGTAA
- the coaD gene encoding pantetheine-phosphate adenylyltransferase: MQRIGLYPGTFDPVTLGHLDVIRRTSALVDELVIGVAINRDKGPLFSLEERVAMIEAECAPISERTGMKIRVHPFENLLIDCAREVGAGMIVRGLRAVSDFEYEFQMVGMNRALDDSIETVFLMAEAAHQAIASKLVKEIARLGGDVAPFVPQAIVSALKRKLGN, from the coding sequence ATGCAGCGCATAGGGCTTTACCCCGGCACGTTTGACCCGGTGACATTGGGGCATCTGGACGTCATCCGCCGCACAAGCGCGCTGGTGGATGAATTGGTGATCGGCGTGGCCATCAACCGCGACAAGGGCCCGCTGTTTTCGCTGGAAGAGCGCGTGGCGATGATCGAGGCGGAATGCGCGCCGATTTCCGAGCGCACGGGCATGAAAATTCGTGTGCATCCATTCGAAAACCTGCTGATTGATTGCGCGCGCGAAGTGGGGGCGGGCATGATCGTGCGCGGGCTGCGCGCGGTGTCGGACTTTGAATATGAGTTTCAGATGGTCGGCATGAACCGCGCTTTGGATGATTCCATTGAAACGGTGTTCCTGATGGCCGAAGCCGCGCATCAGGCGATTGCCTCCAAGCTTGTGAAGGAAATCGCACGGCTGGGCGGCGATGTTGCACCCTTTGTGCCGCAAGCGATTGTAAGCGCATTGAAGCGGAAACTTGGCAACTAA
- a CDS encoding Rrf2 family transcriptional regulator, translating to MKLSTKGRYAMIALADLAREAQHRLVSLSEIAERQDISLAYLEQLFVKLRRAEIVESVRGPGGGYRLARGADAIRVIDVLGAVDETMDALSRGAGASGASGGTDAQVLTDKLWEQLSAHVYVFLHQTRLSDVIENQLAPCPAVPAFVMLVDEP from the coding sequence ATGAAACTATCGACCAAAGGACGATATGCGATGATCGCGCTGGCCGATTTGGCGCGTGAAGCCCAGCATCGGCTTGTCTCCCTGTCCGAAATCGCCGAAAGGCAGGATATTTCGCTGGCCTATCTGGAACAGCTTTTCGTAAAGCTGCGCCGTGCCGAAATCGTGGAAAGCGTGCGCGGCCCTGGTGGCGGCTATCGGCTGGCGCGCGGGGCCGATGCGATCCGCGTGATCGATGTGCTTGGCGCTGTCGATGAAACGATGGATGCGCTCAGCCGCGGGGCAGGTGCCTCGGGCGCCAGCGGCGGCACCGATGCCCAGGTGCTGACCGACAAGCTGTGGGAACAGCTTTCGGCGCATGTCTATGTGTTTTTGCACCAGACGCGGCTTTCGGATGTCATCGAAAACCAACTCGCCCCATGCCCCGCCGTGCCCGCCTTTGTTATGCTGGTGGATGAGCCATGA
- a CDS encoding CoA-acylating methylmalonate-semialdehyde dehydrogenase, which yields MQELTHWINGAHVKGTSGRFADIYNPATGDVQAKAPLASRAELDAAVAAAKAAQPAWAAVNPQRRARVMMEFVRLLHRDMDKLAEALSREHGKTLPDAKGDVIRGLEVAEFCIGAPHLLKGEFTDSAGPGIDMYSIRQPVGVAAGITPFNFPAMIPMWKFCPAIVCGNAFILKPSERDPSVPLMLAELMKEAGLPDGILQVVNGDKEAVDAILDNADIGAVGFVGSTPIAAYIYERGCANGKRVQCFGGAKNHMIIMPDADMDQAADALIGAGYGAAGERCMAISVAVPVGDETADRLIEKLTPRVEALKIGPYTAGNDVDFGPVITAAAKEKILGLVNSGVEQGAKLVVDGRDFKLQGYESGNFVGACLFDHVTTDMDIYKQEIFGPVLSTVRAKTYEEALGYAMDHEYGNGVAIFTRDGDTARDFANRINIGMIGVNVPIPVPLAYHTFGGWKKSAFGDLNQHGPDAFRFYTRTKTVTARWPSGTKEGAAFSIPTMD from the coding sequence ATGCAAGAGCTTACCCACTGGATCAACGGCGCGCATGTCAAAGGCACATCGGGCCGCTTTGCCGATATCTACAACCCCGCCACGGGCGACGTGCAGGCCAAAGCGCCGCTGGCCTCCAGGGCCGAGCTTGATGCCGCTGTTGCCGCCGCAAAAGCCGCCCAGCCCGCCTGGGCCGCCGTAAACCCGCAGCGCCGTGCGCGTGTGATGATGGAATTCGTCCGCCTGCTGCACCGCGACATGGACAAGCTGGCCGAGGCGCTGAGCCGCGAACACGGCAAAACCCTGCCCGATGCGAAGGGCGACGTTATTCGCGGCCTTGAAGTGGCCGAGTTTTGCATCGGCGCGCCGCATTTGCTGAAGGGCGAATTCACCGATTCTGCTGGCCCCGGCATTGATATGTATTCCATCCGCCAGCCGGTTGGTGTGGCGGCTGGCATTACGCCCTTCAACTTTCCGGCGATGATTCCGATGTGGAAATTCTGCCCCGCCATCGTTTGCGGCAACGCCTTCATTCTGAAACCCTCGGAACGTGACCCGTCTGTGCCGCTGATGCTGGCCGAGTTGATGAAGGAAGCCGGCCTGCCCGATGGTATTTTGCAGGTTGTGAACGGCGACAAGGAAGCCGTGGATGCAATTCTGGACAATGCCGATATCGGCGCGGTCGGCTTTGTCGGCTCCACCCCCATCGCCGCCTATATTTACGAGCGCGGCTGCGCCAATGGCAAGCGCGTGCAGTGCTTTGGCGGTGCCAAGAACCACATGATCATCATGCCAGATGCCGATATGGACCAGGCCGCCGATGCGCTGATCGGTGCGGGTTATGGCGCGGCGGGCGAACGCTGCATGGCAATTTCGGTGGCCGTGCCCGTGGGCGATGAAACCGCCGATAGGCTGATCGAAAAGCTTACCCCCCGCGTAGAGGCGCTGAAAATCGGCCCCTATACCGCGGGCAATGATGTCGATTTCGGCCCGGTTATCACCGCCGCCGCCAAGGAAAAAATCCTCGGCCTTGTAAATTCGGGCGTTGAGCAGGGCGCGAAGCTGGTTGTCGATGGCCGCGATTTCAAATTGCAGGGCTATGAAAGCGGCAATTTCGTGGGTGCCTGCCTGTTTGACCATGTCACCACCGATATGGACATTTACAAGCAGGAAATTTTCGGCCCCGTGCTTTCAACCGTGCGCGCCAAAACCTATGAAGAGGCGCTTGGCTACGCGATGGACCATGAATATGGCAACGGCGTCGCCATTTTCACCCGCGATGGCGACACGGCGCGCGACTTTGCCAACCGTATCAATATCGGCATGATCGGTGTGAACGTGCCCATCCCCGTGCCTTTGGCCTATCACACCTTTGGCGGCTGGAAAAAGTCGGCCTTTGGCGACCTCAACCAGCACGGCCCCGATGCGTTCCGCTTTTATACCCGCACCAAAACGGTTACCGCGCGCTGGCCTTCGGGCACCAAAGAGGGCGCTGCCTTCTCCATTCCGACGATGGATTGA
- the tyrS gene encoding tyrosine--tRNA ligase, with protein sequence MLSKPKSEFLRVMIDRGFMQDCTDLEGLDDALTAGVVPGYIGFDATADSLHIGSLVQIMILRWLQKTGHRPIVLMGGGTSKIGDPSGRDEARQLLDTAAIDKNIEGIFKVFNQYLDFTPETGAIRENNATWLDELKYIAFLRDYGQHFTINRMLSFESVKLRLNREQPLTFLEFNYMLLQAYDFQELYKRHGCLLQMGGSDQWGNIVNGIDLSRRIAGAQVFGLTTPLITKADGSKMGKSAQGAIWLNADKLAPYEFWQYWRNTADADVHRFLKLFTELPLEDCARLAALEGAEINEAKIVLANEITGLAHGAEAASAAAATAREVFEAGGVGDDLPTITLNAADLGDGMSLAQLFVRAGLAASGKEAKRLVAESGARLNDELQTDAGRMITAADLAEPLKLSAGKKRHALARLT encoded by the coding sequence ATGCTGAGCAAACCGAAATCTGAATTCCTGCGCGTGATGATCGACCGTGGCTTCATGCAGGATTGCACCGATCTTGAAGGGCTGGACGATGCCCTGACGGCGGGCGTGGTGCCGGGCTATATCGGTTTTGATGCGACCGCCGACAGCCTGCATATCGGCTCGCTCGTGCAGATCATGATCTTGCGCTGGCTGCAGAAAACCGGCCACCGCCCGATCGTGCTGATGGGCGGCGGCACCTCGAAAATCGGCGATCCTTCGGGCCGTGACGAGGCGCGCCAGCTGCTCGACACTGCCGCGATCGACAAAAACATCGAGGGCATTTTCAAAGTCTTCAACCAGTATCTGGATTTTACGCCCGAAACCGGGGCCATCCGCGAGAATAACGCGACATGGCTGGACGAGCTGAAATACATCGCCTTCTTGCGCGATTACGGCCAGCATTTCACCATCAACCGGATGCTGAGCTTTGAGTCCGTGAAGCTGCGGCTCAATCGCGAGCAGCCGCTGACCTTTCTTGAATTCAACTACATGCTGCTGCAAGCCTATGATTTTCAGGAACTTTACAAGCGTCACGGCTGCCTGCTGCAAATGGGCGGGTCCGACCAGTGGGGCAATATCGTGAACGGTATCGATTTGTCGCGCCGCATTGCGGGGGCGCAGGTCTTCGGGTTGACCACACCGCTGATCACCAAGGCCGATGGCTCCAAAATGGGCAAATCGGCGCAGGGGGCGATATGGCTGAATGCCGACAAGCTGGCACCTTACGAATTCTGGCAATACTGGCGCAATACGGCCGATGCCGATGTCCATCGCTTCCTCAAGCTGTTCACCGAATTGCCGCTTGAAGATTGCGCCCGCCTTGCCGCGCTTGAAGGGGCCGAAATCAACGAGGCGAAGATCGTGCTGGCCAATGAAATCACCGGGCTGGCCCACGGAGCCGAGGCGGCCAGCGCCGCCGCAGCCACCGCGCGCGAGGTGTTTGAAGCCGGTGGCGTGGGCGATGATCTGCCCACCATCACGCTGAACGCCGCCGACCTTGGCGATGGAATGTCACTCGCCCAGCTTTTCGTGCGCGCGGGGCTTGCCGCCAGCGGCAAGGAGGCCAAGCGCCTTGTGGCTGAATCCGGCGCACGGCTGAATGACGAGTTGCAAACCGATGCCGGGCGCATGATCACCGCCGCCGACCTTGCCGAACCGCTGAAGCTTTCGGCGGGCAAGAAACGCCATGCCCTGGCACGACTCACCTAG
- a CDS encoding DUF3179 domain-containing protein, protein MKHITLALCLFAAPLAAQAPFWENEWPNTDFSNTSVAFTEILSGGPGRDGIPALDDPAYEPAADAALVATEPVMVVELNGQARAFPIRYLMWHEIANTEVGGVPVAVTFCPLCNAGLVFDRRLDGQVLDFGVTGKLRFSGLVMYDRQTESWWQQFTGQGIVGDMNGARLDVLVSWMSSWQDFVAEFPNGEVLARPDVARNYGTNPYGGYDSAARPFLYTGEMPPFDIPPLARVIQVGKRAWLLDRLQRSTEIVEDGVRIKWESGMNSPLDTARIAQGRNIGAIRVYDAQSGAPLVHDVVFAFAFHAFVPDGRWMLGD, encoded by the coding sequence ATGAAACACATCACGCTTGCCCTGTGCTTGTTTGCAGCGCCATTGGCTGCCCAGGCACCGTTCTGGGAAAACGAGTGGCCCAATACCGATTTTTCCAACACATCGGTGGCGTTTACCGAAATCCTGTCAGGCGGGCCGGGGCGCGACGGTATTCCCGCGCTTGACGATCCGGCCTATGAGCCCGCAGCCGATGCGGCGCTGGTTGCCACCGAACCGGTCATGGTGGTCGAGTTGAACGGCCAGGCCCGTGCCTTTCCCATCCGCTATCTGATGTGGCACGAGATTGCCAATACCGAAGTGGGCGGCGTGCCGGTGGCCGTAACCTTCTGCCCTTTGTGCAATGCCGGCCTTGTGTTTGACAGGCGGCTCGACGGGCAGGTGCTGGATTTTGGCGTAACCGGAAAGCTGCGCTTTTCCGGCCTGGTCATGTATGACCGCCAAACCGAAAGCTGGTGGCAACAGTTTACCGGCCAGGGGATTGTTGGTGATATGAACGGTGCGCGGCTCGATGTGCTGGTGAGCTGGATGTCGTCATGGCAGGATTTTGTGGCCGAGTTCCCGAATGGCGAGGTGCTGGCCCGCCCAGATGTGGCGCGTAATTACGGCACCAACCCCTATGGCGGATATGACAGCGCGGCGCGCCCGTTTCTGTATACCGGCGAAATGCCGCCCTTTGACATTCCGCCGCTTGCACGTGTCATTCAGGTGGGCAAGCGGGCCTGGTTGCTTGATCGGCTGCAACGATCAACCGAAATTGTTGAAGATGGCGTGCGGATTAAATGGGAAAGCGGCATGAACTCGCCGCTGGATACAGCGCGCATCGCCCAGGGGCGCAATATAGGCGCGATAAGGGTTTATGATGCGCAGAGCGGCGCACCGCTTGTGCATGACGTGGTGTTCGCCTTCGCCTTTCATGCCTTCGTGCCCGATGGGCGCTGGATGCTCGGCGACTAG
- a CDS encoding glycosyltransferase family 2 protein has translation MPKTQLISCVKDEAVFMLEWVAHHHLLGFDDICIYTNDCTDGTVALLSALADAGYCRRFDNPVGEKSFAQPTAYRRHRRQNRGDGFDHLIVLDCDEFLNIHIGDGMLHALLKAIPDGADLLCLNWRNFGDGHRRQWQPGCVTAQFEHAMAIERRQSSVVKSLVLTPEKFDLLANHSPKSYIGAAPLCVLNGALKPIDVPEAHYPELWQTLRNIPPEKVSYDIAQINHYAVKTRDSFVQRQRRGLGANADKRRHNADYFERYNQNDVLDRSIAKYRPQLENLMATMRAMPKVAKAEDAALKEYRSRLASAPEL, from the coding sequence ATGCCGAAAACCCAGCTCATTTCCTGCGTCAAGGACGAGGCGGTCTTCATGCTGGAATGGGTTGCGCACCACCATCTGCTTGGTTTTGATGATATCTGCATCTATACCAATGATTGCACCGATGGCACGGTCGCGTTGCTTTCAGCACTGGCGGATGCGGGCTATTGCCGCCGGTTTGACAACCCGGTTGGCGAAAAATCATTCGCGCAGCCAACCGCCTATCGCCGCCACCGCCGGCAAAACAGGGGCGATGGATTTGATCATCTGATCGTGCTGGATTGCGATGAATTCCTGAACATACATATCGGCGACGGCATGTTGCACGCGCTGCTGAAGGCCATACCCGACGGGGCCGACCTGCTTTGCCTGAACTGGCGCAACTTTGGTGACGGGCATCGCCGCCAGTGGCAACCCGGCTGCGTTACAGCGCAATTTGAACATGCAATGGCAATCGAGCGGCGCCAAAGTTCGGTGGTGAAGTCGCTCGTGCTGACACCAGAAAAGTTTGACCTTCTCGCCAATCATAGCCCGAAATCCTATATCGGGGCCGCACCGCTATGTGTTCTCAACGGCGCGCTCAAACCGATTGACGTGCCAGAGGCTCATTACCCCGAGCTTTGGCAGACGTTGCGAAACATCCCGCCTGAAAAGGTGAGTTATGACATCGCGCAAATCAACCACTATGCTGTCAAGACGCGCGACAGTTTTGTGCAGCGCCAGCGTCGCGGCCTTGGCGCAAATGCGGATAAACGCCGCCACAACGCTGATTATTTCGAACGCTACAACCAGAATGATGTGCTTGATCGCTCGATCGCCAAATATCGCCCGCAGCTCGAAAATCTCATGGCAACGATGCGCGCAATGCCGAAGGTGGCAAAGGCCGAAGACGCCGCGCTAAAGGAATACCGAAGCCGACTTGCATCTGCGCCGGAACTGTAG
- a CDS encoding alpha/beta hydrolase, giving the protein MPEVIFPGPEGRLEGRYHPQKEKNAPIAIILHPDSRYGGTMNNKVTYNLHYAFYQMGFTCLRFNFRGVGRSQGEYDQGIGELSDAASALDYLQAQNPNARTCWVAGFSFGAWIGMQLLMRRPEISGFISVAPPANMYDFTFLAPCPASGLIINGSADRVVPPADVEGLTERLQQQKGITITHETVPDAGHFFETGMDPMIESVKAYVTRRLGEPDIR; this is encoded by the coding sequence ATGCCCGAAGTTATTTTCCCAGGCCCCGAAGGCCGGCTCGAGGGCCGCTATCATCCGCAAAAGGAAAAGAACGCACCAATCGCCATCATCCTGCACCCGGATTCGCGCTATGGCGGCACGATGAACAACAAGGTGACTTATAACCTGCACTACGCCTTTTACCAGATGGGGTTTACCTGTCTGCGTTTCAACTTTCGCGGTGTCGGCCGCAGCCAGGGCGAGTATGATCAGGGGATAGGCGAGCTGTCCGACGCCGCCTCGGCGCTGGATTATTTGCAGGCGCAAAACCCCAATGCCCGCACATGCTGGGTGGCAGGCTTTTCCTTTGGTGCCTGGATCGGTATGCAATTGCTGATGCGCCGGCCCGAGATTTCGGGTTTCATTTCTGTCGCCCCACCGGCGAATATGTATGACTTTACCTTTCTGGCCCCCTGCCCGGCCTCGGGGCTGATCATCAACGGTTCAGCCGACCGGGTTGTGCCGCCCGCCGATGTTGAGGGGCTGACCGAGCGTTTGCAGCAGCAAAAGGGCATTACCATTACCCATGAAACCGTGCCCGATGCCGGCCATTTCTTTGAAACCGGCATGGACCCGATGATTGAGTCGGTAAAAGCCTATGTTACGCGGCGTTTGGGCGAGCCTGATATCCGTTAG
- a CDS encoding anhydro-N-acetylmuramic acid kinase encodes MRAVGLMSGTSMDGVDAAIIDTDGRTIDALGATAFLAYPPEAQAELRARLGCWPGARLAPAHRHVLHLHAQAVAALPKPDVVGFHGQTLAHDPANARTHQLGDGAALARLTGCKVVWDFRSADMAAGGQGAPLVPLYHHALARFLGLTRRTVFLNLGGVANISIIEPNLPDGAPGAVAARDTGPASALLDDFMRTRLGRPYDENGALAASGQVQTGLVSAALADPWFARTGPKSADRNQFHGLLAQVQSLPDADAAATLSAFTAASIALAAPDGADWLVMGGGRRNATLMALLAQHLGQTPRDIDALGLNGDMIEAQAFGYLAVRVLHGLPTSLPSTTGCARPVCGGRIAA; translated from the coding sequence ATGCGGGCAGTTGGACTGATGAGCGGCACCTCGATGGATGGGGTGGATGCGGCGATCATCGACACCGATGGACGCACAATCGATGCGCTTGGCGCGACCGCGTTTCTGGCCTATCCGCCTGAGGCGCAGGCCGAATTGCGCGCCCGGCTTGGCTGCTGGCCGGGGGCCAGGCTTGCGCCTGCCCACCGGCATGTGCTGCACCTGCACGCCCAGGCGGTGGCCGCGCTGCCCAAACCCGATGTGGTGGGGTTTCACGGGCAAACCCTGGCGCATGACCCCGCCAATGCGCGCACGCATCAACTGGGCGATGGGGCCGCGCTGGCCCGCCTGACCGGCTGCAAGGTCGTATGGGATTTTCGCAGCGCCGATATGGCGGCAGGCGGGCAGGGTGCGCCGCTTGTGCCGCTCTACCACCATGCTTTGGCGCGCTTTCTGGGGCTGACGCGGCGCACCGTGTTCCTGAATCTTGGCGGTGTCGCCAATATCAGCATAATCGAGCCGAATTTACCCGATGGCGCCCCCGGCGCCGTGGCCGCGCGCGATACCGGCCCGGCAAGCGCTTTGCTCGATGACTTCATGCGCACGCGCCTTGGCCGGCCATATGACGAAAACGGCGCGCTCGCCGCTTCGGGACAGGTGCAAACAGGTCTGGTCAGCGCGGCTTTGGCCGACCCGTGGTTTGCACGCACAGGCCCGAAATCGGCGGACCGCAACCAGTTTCACGGGCTTCTCGCGCAGGTGCAATCCTTGCCCGATGCCGACGCCGCCGCAACGCTGAGCGCCTTTACCGCCGCGAGCATTGCGCTGGCCGCGCCCGATGGCGCCGACTGGCTGGTCATGGGCGGTGGGCGCAGGAATGCCACGCTGATGGCGTTGCTTGCGCAACATCTGGGCCAAACCCCGCGCGATATCGATGCGCTTGGCCTGAACGGCGATATGATCGAGGCGCAGGCCTTTGGTTATCTTGCCGTGCGCGTGTTGCACGGCCTGCCCACAAGCCTGCCATCCACCACCGGCTGCGCACGGCCCGTCTGCGGTGGTCGCATCGCAGCCTAA
- a CDS encoding CBS domain-containing protein, with amino-acid sequence MLVKNILDQKPIGGVLTIKSTNSLMDAARILSEKRIGALIVSDSEGSVDGILSERDIVRELGRSGTACMTENVASIMTDTVIACHPTDNVMSVMGKMTDGRFRHMPVLDEGKLVGVVSIGDVVKGRIGEIESENSALADMIAGNA; translated from the coding sequence ATGCTGGTAAAAAACATTCTCGACCAAAAGCCGATTGGCGGGGTTCTGACAATCAAATCAACCAATTCACTTATGGACGCCGCAAGGATCCTGTCGGAAAAGCGCATCGGTGCGCTGATCGTTTCGGATAGCGAGGGCAGCGTCGACGGGATTTTGTCGGAACGCGACATCGTGCGCGAGCTTGGGCGCAGCGGCACAGCCTGCATGACAGAAAACGTTGCCAGCATCATGACCGACACGGTCATCGCCTGCCACCCGACTGATAATGTGATGAGCGTGATGGGCAAAATGACCGACGGGCGTTTCCGCCATATGCCGGTGCTGGATGAGGGCAAGCTCGTTGGCGTTGTGTCGATTGGCGATGTCGTGAAAGGGCGTATAGGTGAGATTGAATCGGAAAATTCGGCCCTTGCCGACATGATCGCCGGCAACGCCTGA
- a CDS encoding peptidylprolyl isomerase, producing the protein MRKILATLALVALAGAVSAQTMVITLGGGVEGEVRIQLRPDLAPQHVERLTELANSGAYDGVVFHRVIEGFMAQTGDVQYGRLETFAQGGAGRGGSDLPDLPAEFSDVPYERGILGMARSQSPDSANSQFFIMFAPYPSLNGQYTVVGEVVSGMEFVDDIKRGTGANGMVAADPDYMARVVVEPAQ; encoded by the coding sequence ATGCGTAAAATTCTGGCAACATTGGCGCTGGTCGCACTGGCGGGCGCGGTTTCGGCGCAAACAATGGTCATTACGCTTGGGGGCGGGGTCGAGGGCGAGGTGCGCATCCAACTGCGCCCCGATCTGGCCCCCCAGCATGTGGAGCGTCTGACCGAGCTGGCCAATTCCGGCGCTTATGATGGCGTGGTGTTCCACCGCGTGATCGAAGGTTTCATGGCGCAAACCGGCGATGTGCAATATGGCCGGCTGGAAACCTTTGCCCAGGGCGGTGCCGGGCGCGGTGGCTCTGATCTGCCCGACCTGCCGGCGGAATTTTCCGATGTGCCTTACGAGCGCGGCATTCTTGGCATGGCCCGCAGCCAAAGCCCGGATAGTGCCAATTCGCAATTCTTCATCATGTTCGCCCCTTACCCCAGCCTGAACGGGCAATATACCGTTGTCGGCGAAGTGGTGTCGGGCATGGAATTTGTCGATGATATCAAGCGCGGCACGGGTGCAAACGGCATGGTTGCAGCCGACCCCGATTATATGGCGCGCGTCGTGGTCGAGCCTGCACAATAG